Genomic segment of Harmonia axyridis chromosome 6, icHarAxyr1.1, whole genome shotgun sequence:
AGAAAGCGCGTCTGCTAAAATCAAACGTCCTTCTGCGTCAGTGTTGTCTACACAAATAGTCTTTCCGTTTTTGGCCTTGATTACGTCTCCAGGTTTTATGGCGCTTCCAGATGGCATGTTTTCGACTAGAGGGATCAACACTTTCAGGTTAACTGGTATTTGAAGTTTATCTACGGCATAGAGAGTTGCAGTTACACTAGCAGCTCCCCCCATATCAGCTCTCATATGGTCCATTGAAGTTGATGGTTTGATGCTGATGCCACCAGCATCAAAAGTTACTCCTTTTCCTACAAGAACATatggtttttcattttgtccTTTGTTGTAAGTCAATTCGAGAAACTTTGGAGGTTCAACCGAACCTTTGGAAACTGACAAAAAGGCATTCATCTCTTCTTTTTTAGCCCATTCTTGATCATGGACTTCTATCTTTATGTTCTCTGATCtcaatatttcagcaatctGTTGGCTGAAAATGGTGGGTGTTAGCAGATTCGAGGGTGTATCTGCCAGCTTTCTAGCTAGATTTTGAGCATTTGCTTTGATAACACCTCTGTTCCAATTATCCTTCTCAGTTGCATTTTCTAAACATATGTTTACTTGAGGAATGTCATCTTTTTTCGTTTTGTACTCTTGAAACTTCCAGGTTCCTAGAATGCTGCCTTCAGCTGAAGCCTCTGCATCTCCTAAactttcaactgatatatttttcagtCCAGCGTTTTTTAAAGCTGCACATCCGGCTGCTGCTGCTAAGCGTATAGTTTCTTTTTTCGAATCAATTAGCTCTAAAGGgttaaatttcttatttttctctCCTAATCCTGTGATGGCTACCGCCTGATAGTCCTCATGGAGACCCCAAAATACGAAAGATTTGCCTTCTTTTATTTCAGAttctacaaatttcaaattcGATAACAGTTTACCCTGACTCAATTCGTTGAATTTTTCCGAAGCCGGCGTAAGGaccaatttattttcattttcggaTTTTTCATTGTATACACCAAGGACAATTCCTTTCTTGTTGTTTTGCGAAGAATAAAATCTATTTCTTTGTGGGCTTCTGATGCATCTAGAAAACTTTTCTAGTTTTAAACAGTTTGCGCTTAAAGCCATTAGAAACTTTCACTTTCTTCTTtagtaaaaaatatttagaaaatcTATCACCTAGAGAGGTtataaacctaacctaacttttACAAGGTCATTtagttttttcgataattttatatcaatttaattgaaatttgtgaaaattggaataatatttcgattAAATTTGAAAAGATTTATTTTTCTAAGGCTGTTTGGTTTAGAATGCTGCTCCAAGACATTTCTTGACTGATATGTCAATATTCAATGTTTATAAACAGTTTGAATGTTTCCATAAAatgttccaaaaattttttcaatttacatTCTAGGGCTCTAGTTGATATTTAAAAATGTGATACATTCGTTGCAGCATTCTTCCCgcattataattataatagacTGAGTATCGGTTATGTTGCGTTCGTGACATAAATGTTGATTCATATTAGACTGATTTTTTAATTATACGTAAAGATGGAAAAAGAAaggtaaaatttttgttttattcaattattctcaCATATTCAGCAATATATAGTCTTCAAATTTCACTATAATTCCCTACTAACTTACAGTAAAACTGGTGATAATCAGGTGCCAAATACAACAGGAGATATCCAGGAAGGAGAGCAGAGGAATGTTGAAGAACTGCCACAATTGAGTCCCAATACTCTGAAAGTAGCTGCTGCTCAATGTTTAAATAGC
This window contains:
- the LOC123683311 gene encoding cytosol aminopeptidase-like produces the protein MALSANCLKLEKFSRCIRSPQRNRFYSSQNNKKGIVLGVYNEKSENENKLVLTPASEKFNELSQGKLLSNLKFVESEIKEGKSFVFWGLHEDYQAVAITGLGEKNKKFNPLELIDSKKETIRLAAAAGCAALKNAGLKNISVESLGDAEASAEGSILGTWKFQEYKTKKDDIPQVNICLENATEKDNWNRGVIKANAQNLARKLADTPSNLLTPTIFSQQIAEILRSENIKIEVHDQEWAKKEEMNAFLSVSKGSVEPPKFLELTYNKGQNEKPYVLVGKGVTFDAGGISIKPSTSMDHMRADMGGAASVTATLYAVDKLQIPVNLKVLIPLVENMPSGSAIKPGDVIKAKNGKTICVDNTDAEGRLILADALSYSSKFSPKWVLDIATLTGAMSVALGSGATGVFTNSDHLFNILQTVSSSTGDRVWRFPLWKHYLDQVAKNDAYDLNNIGKGRGGGSCTAAAFLKEFVPENTEWLHLDMAGVMGPQPDSSMPYLGKGMTGRPTRTLIEFIAAQKKM